In Akkermansia muciniphila, one DNA window encodes the following:
- the secG gene encoding preprotein translocase subunit SecG — protein MNLFLADSLNISIQLLFAVLVVVSLLLLGVVLMQRPKQEGLGAAFGAAITDQAFGARTTDVLKKATVYFGTAFMVLCLVLGMLINRQHVKSSESLLSPEMMKAAARQEASVPAKTPEELQQEELRKRAAEAEAASSQVPVSSAPAAPAPAEPSVPAN, from the coding sequence ATGAACCTTTTTTTAGCAGATTCGCTCAATATCAGCATCCAGTTGCTTTTTGCCGTCCTGGTGGTTGTATCGCTTCTCCTTCTGGGGGTGGTGCTTATGCAAAGGCCCAAGCAGGAGGGGCTGGGCGCCGCCTTTGGCGCAGCCATCACGGACCAGGCTTTCGGCGCCCGGACGACGGATGTGCTGAAAAAAGCTACGGTATATTTTGGAACCGCGTTCATGGTTCTTTGCCTGGTGCTGGGCATGCTGATCAACCGTCAGCATGTTAAGAGTTCGGAAAGTCTGTTGAGCCCGGAAATGATGAAAGCTGCCGCCAGGCAGGAAGCCTCCGTTCCCGCCAAGACGCCGGAGGAACTCCAGCAGGAGGAACTGCGCAAGCGCGCCGCTGAGGCGGAAGCCGCTTCTTCTCAGGTTCCGGTTTCCTCCGCGCCGGCGGCTCCGGCCCCTGCGGAACCCTCTGTTCCCGCCAACTAA
- a CDS encoding metallophosphoesterase, which yields MPFSVKILRFFGILLLSLCALGVAGMTWAYLIEPNLLFVRKVDYRVPQWKGKGTPVKIVIAGDLHLMPTAFDEVRALRYVQRIMQLHPDLILLVGDYARGSSENASMDPATAARLLKGLAAPCGVFAIQGNHDFTFGWNNWSRELKQAGITVLEDQSALVTFKDGRRLQLSGILDTTRNARRRLPKRQSPDIPHFLLSHRPETNRILSRGDADIVISGHTHGGQVCLPFGLLRFEASPDHSVPYTYPWHISGGNTYLITKGLGTSTLPLRFNCPPEIYLLELH from the coding sequence ATGCCCTTTTCCGTCAAAATACTCCGGTTTTTCGGCATTCTCCTGCTGAGCCTCTGCGCGCTTGGCGTGGCCGGCATGACCTGGGCGTACCTGATAGAACCCAATCTTCTGTTTGTCCGGAAAGTGGACTACCGCGTCCCCCAGTGGAAAGGAAAGGGAACACCCGTTAAAATCGTTATTGCCGGCGATTTGCACCTGATGCCCACCGCATTTGATGAAGTGAGGGCTCTGCGCTATGTTCAGAGGATCATGCAACTTCATCCGGACCTGATCCTGCTGGTCGGGGACTATGCCCGGGGAAGCAGCGAAAACGCCAGCATGGATCCCGCTACGGCCGCCCGGCTGCTGAAAGGCCTGGCAGCCCCCTGCGGAGTCTTCGCTATCCAGGGAAACCATGATTTCACCTTCGGCTGGAACAACTGGAGCAGGGAACTGAAACAGGCGGGAATCACCGTGCTGGAAGACCAGAGCGCTCTTGTCACGTTCAAGGATGGAAGGCGGCTCCAGCTTTCCGGAATACTGGATACGACGCGCAATGCCAGAAGACGGCTTCCTAAACGCCAGTCGCCGGACATCCCCCATTTCCTGCTTTCCCACCGTCCGGAAACGAACCGCATACTTTCCCGTGGAGACGCGGATATCGTCATCAGCGGCCACACCCACGGAGGCCAGGTTTGCCTCCCCTTCGGCCTCCTGCGGTTTGAAGCCAGCCCGGACCACTCCGTACCCTACACTTACCCCTGGCACATCTCCGGCGGCAATACCTATCTGATCACCAAGGGACTGGGAACCAGCACGCTTCCCCTCCGCTTCAACTGCCCTCCGGAGATCTATCTGCTGGAACTGCATTAA
- a CDS encoding glycosyltransferase family 8 protein, whose amino-acid sequence MNDPMKKNEFAVVLASDNRGILPLSVTVFSLLNTAGPETFYKIYVLSDGIDGENRASVERLAAPFDCRLEFIDVSGILEEHDFPHTEQWPVPAWGRVFIPELLKEERGNILYLDIDVLVCRDLTELFRTDMDGKAVGVVFENFSRPGSHFNERLEMPLTCTGYFNSGVLLMNVDVFRERNLVRAVLDYAVTHRDRLTCPDQDALNGTLCELTVPLHPRWNWHDGLTRRILKNDPRERFWRGVTPRQAVEAALEPGILHYQGVHKPWRYNWRYEGERYERVMREAGLLCGPLPGRTLPAVLKKHLYRPVYRLTARKILRLKERFDQQPV is encoded by the coding sequence ATGAACGATCCGATGAAAAAGAATGAATTTGCCGTCGTCCTGGCCAGTGACAACCGGGGTATCCTGCCTTTGAGCGTTACTGTTTTTTCTCTTCTGAATACTGCCGGTCCGGAGACTTTTTACAAAATTTACGTGCTTTCCGACGGTATTGACGGAGAGAACCGGGCAAGCGTGGAGCGTCTGGCCGCTCCGTTCGATTGCCGTCTGGAATTCATAGACGTTTCCGGAATTCTGGAAGAGCACGACTTTCCCCATACGGAACAATGGCCGGTGCCCGCCTGGGGACGCGTGTTCATCCCGGAATTATTGAAGGAAGAGCGGGGCAATATTCTGTATCTGGACATTGACGTTTTGGTTTGCCGGGATTTAACGGAGCTGTTCCGGACGGATATGGACGGGAAAGCGGTAGGGGTGGTGTTTGAGAATTTTTCCAGACCCGGTTCCCATTTTAACGAGCGTCTCGAGATGCCGCTGACCTGCACGGGATATTTCAATTCCGGCGTGCTGCTGATGAATGTGGATGTTTTCCGGGAAAGGAATCTGGTCAGGGCTGTGCTGGATTACGCCGTCACTCACCGGGACAGGCTGACTTGCCCGGATCAGGATGCCTTGAATGGAACCCTGTGCGAACTGACTGTGCCGCTGCACCCGCGCTGGAACTGGCATGACGGTCTGACGCGCCGCATTTTGAAGAACGATCCCCGGGAACGGTTCTGGCGCGGCGTTACTCCGCGCCAGGCGGTGGAAGCGGCTCTGGAACCGGGCATTCTTCATTACCAGGGGGTGCACAAGCCCTGGCGGTATAATTGGCGTTATGAGGGGGAACGTTACGAACGGGTTATGCGTGAAGCCGGGCTGCTGTGCGGCCCGCTGCCAGGAAGAACGCTCCCGGCCGTCTTGAAAAAGCACCTTTACCGGCCTGTTTACCGGCTGACGGCGAGAAAGATTTTAAGGCTGAAGGAAAGGTTTGACCAACAGCCTGTCTGA
- a CDS encoding 3-deoxy-7-phosphoheptulonate synthase, with product MNWFKTDDIRIQDIEPLISPAILIKDYPATTEIAKMVATTRKNAENIISGHDDRLLVVVGPCSIHDPQAAVDYASRLKEQMARFEKDLVIIMRVYFEKPRTTVGWKGLINDPFMNHTFDINRGLHMARGLLLRLGDMGVPAATEFLDTITPQYIADLITWGAIGARTTESQVHRELASGLSMPVGFKNGTSGSLQIAVDAIVSSSCPHCFLSVTKQGVSAIVSTTGNKSCHLILRGSSLGPNFDEEHVKEAVAALQKAGINNRIMIDCSHGNSCKDYRKQPAVAANIAEQISNGSDQVVAVMIESNIVEGAQPLSSDLVYGKSITDQCIGWETTEEVLETLAAAVRKRRAKRQEA from the coding sequence ATGAACTGGTTCAAAACAGACGACATACGCATTCAAGACATTGAGCCCCTGATTTCCCCCGCCATTTTAATCAAGGATTATCCGGCGACCACGGAGATCGCCAAAATGGTGGCTACGACCCGCAAGAATGCGGAGAACATCATTTCCGGCCATGACGACCGCCTGCTGGTGGTGGTGGGGCCGTGCTCCATCCATGATCCCCAGGCTGCCGTGGATTACGCTTCCCGCCTGAAGGAACAAATGGCGCGCTTTGAAAAGGATCTGGTGATTATTATGCGCGTGTATTTTGAAAAGCCCCGCACCACCGTGGGCTGGAAGGGCCTCATCAACGATCCGTTCATGAACCATACCTTTGACATTAACCGCGGCCTTCACATGGCCCGCGGGCTGTTGCTGCGCCTGGGGGACATGGGGGTGCCCGCGGCCACCGAGTTCCTGGACACCATCACGCCGCAGTATATTGCGGACCTGATCACGTGGGGCGCCATCGGCGCGCGCACTACGGAAAGCCAGGTGCACCGTGAACTGGCTTCCGGGCTTTCCATGCCTGTGGGGTTCAAGAATGGCACCAGCGGCAGCCTGCAAATCGCTGTGGACGCCATTGTTTCCTCCTCCTGCCCGCACTGCTTCCTTTCCGTGACCAAGCAGGGAGTTTCCGCCATTGTTTCCACTACGGGCAATAAGTCCTGCCACCTGATTCTGCGCGGTTCCTCCCTGGGGCCGAACTTTGATGAAGAGCATGTAAAAGAAGCGGTAGCGGCCTTGCAGAAGGCCGGCATCAACAACCGCATCATGATAGATTGCTCCCACGGAAACAGTTGCAAGGATTATCGCAAACAACCGGCTGTAGCCGCCAATATCGCGGAACAGATATCCAACGGGTCCGACCAGGTTGTGGCCGTGATGATTGAAAGCAACATTGTGGAAGGAGCCCAGCCGCTGAGTTCCGACCTGGTGTATGGCAAGAGCATCACGGACCAGTGCATTGGCTGGGAGACGACGGAGGAAGTGCTGGAAACCCTTGCCGCCGCTGTCCGCAAACGCCGTGCCAAACGGCAGGAAGCGTAA
- a CDS encoding glycosyltransferase family 9 protein, translating to MPAQRILIIKHGALGDVVLAMGTMKRLRELHPEAHITLMTMGMFVPMAEQLGVFDDFIVDNRLPYRKLGATWEAVRSIVKGNFDVVYDLQESSRTRKRYYPAVRFLLDHDMDWVACNSGERRRLLKKKSFRWGKVERAPFRLERVLTDLSFMHGEGLHFDELPERYVMMIPGCSPNHPYKRWPVENFCALAKRLAARGVFSVVIGTRAEAAEVEAIAASSPLAVSFLGKSSLMDIPQMALRSLACVGNDTGPTHMCAYAGVPVTAIFCHRTRNSAITARCISNLISPGAIEEITVDQVWSALEPFLPPQEGLEQIRAAGSPLAS from the coding sequence ATGCCCGCACAGCGCATTCTGATTATCAAGCATGGCGCCCTCGGCGATGTGGTGCTCGCCATGGGGACGATGAAGCGGCTTCGCGAACTTCATCCGGAGGCGCATATCACCCTGATGACCATGGGAATGTTTGTTCCCATGGCGGAGCAGCTCGGGGTGTTTGACGATTTTATCGTGGACAACCGCCTGCCCTACCGGAAGCTGGGCGCCACCTGGGAAGCCGTCCGTTCCATAGTGAAGGGGAATTTTGACGTGGTGTACGATCTTCAGGAATCTTCCCGCACAAGAAAACGCTATTATCCCGCCGTGCGCTTCCTGCTGGACCATGACATGGACTGGGTGGCCTGCAATTCCGGGGAACGGCGCAGATTGCTGAAAAAGAAATCCTTCCGGTGGGGGAAGGTGGAACGGGCGCCGTTCCGTTTGGAACGCGTCCTGACGGATCTTTCCTTCATGCACGGGGAGGGGCTGCACTTTGACGAGCTTCCGGAACGCTATGTGATGATGATTCCGGGCTGTTCTCCCAACCATCCCTACAAGCGCTGGCCTGTGGAGAATTTCTGCGCCCTGGCGAAACGCCTGGCGGCACGGGGCGTGTTCTCCGTCGTGATCGGCACCCGGGCGGAGGCTGCGGAAGTGGAGGCCATTGCTGCCAGCTCTCCCCTGGCTGTCAGTTTTCTGGGCAAGTCTTCCCTGATGGATATTCCCCAGATGGCTTTACGTTCCCTGGCTTGTGTGGGCAATGATACGGGGCCTACGCACATGTGCGCCTATGCCGGGGTTCCCGTGACCGCCATTTTCTGCCACCGGACGCGCAACTCCGCCATTACGGCCCGGTGCATTTCCAACCTGATTTCCCCCGGCGCCATTGAGGAAATTACAGTAGACCAGGTATGGTCCGCTCTGGAACCCTTTCTGCCGCCGCAGGAGGGGCTTGAACAAATAAGGGCGGCAGGCTCTCCGTTGGCGTCATGA
- the truB gene encoding tRNA pseudouridine(55) synthase TruB: protein MNVSDSIQVPSGVLLIDKARDMTSHDVVAIARRSLGIKKIGHCGTLDPMATGLLMLVVGKATKLQDKLMCEHKEYAGTLMLGVETSSQDAMGEVVAEYSVDGVTEQAVREAFDRFDGAFEQIPPMVSAIKKGGVPLYKLARKGQEVVREPRPVEVFGHRISRVAIPEVDFTVQCSKGFYVRSYAYDIGKALGCGAHLSALRRTRSGSFTLDRAITVDTLKTAPREELFRAMLSLQELADILIAG, encoded by the coding sequence ATGAATGTTTCAGATTCCATCCAGGTTCCTTCGGGCGTCCTGTTGATTGACAAGGCGCGGGACATGACTTCCCACGATGTGGTGGCGATTGCGCGGCGTTCCCTGGGAATTAAGAAAATAGGCCACTGCGGCACGCTGGACCCCATGGCCACGGGGCTGCTGATGCTGGTGGTAGGAAAGGCGACCAAGCTTCAGGACAAGTTGATGTGCGAACACAAGGAATACGCCGGAACTCTCATGCTGGGCGTGGAGACTTCCTCCCAGGATGCCATGGGAGAAGTAGTGGCGGAGTATTCCGTGGACGGAGTGACGGAACAGGCCGTGCGCGAGGCGTTTGACCGGTTTGACGGCGCTTTTGAACAAATCCCTCCGATGGTTTCCGCTATTAAAAAGGGCGGGGTTCCGCTGTACAAGCTGGCCCGGAAAGGTCAGGAAGTTGTGCGGGAACCGCGGCCTGTGGAAGTGTTCGGCCACAGGATTTCACGCGTGGCTATTCCGGAAGTAGATTTTACCGTTCAATGTTCCAAAGGTTTTTATGTGCGTTCCTATGCTTATGATATCGGGAAGGCACTGGGCTGCGGAGCGCATTTGAGCGCCCTCCGGCGCACCAGGTCCGGTTCTTTTACGCTGGACCGCGCCATTACGGTGGATACCCTGAAAACCGCTCCCAGGGAGGAACTGTTCCGGGCCATGCTTTCCCTGCAGGAGCTGGCGGATATTCTGATTGCCGGGTAG
- the ribF gene encoding riboflavin biosynthesis protein RibF, whose protein sequence is MVICREFKELKRLSAPVHWAMGMFDGVHLGHAGVIAAAVEGATRDGGIPAVLTFRTHPLAQVKPESVPPAIIAEDAEKFVLMEELGVKAVLSLEFSSRLASMSPEEFIGELCSSCRVAQIAVGEDWHFGRGRAGNVETLRLLSCRYGFRVTAVPPILRDGERISSTRIREAVRAADFLQAAGMLGRPYRWKGLVIHGRRLGRLLDYPTANMRPGCGLQPPHGVYAVRARVDGKKYGGVANLGVRPTVEGDAGELLLETHLFGWPGDIYGQEMEVEPVRFLRPEIKFPSLEELKSQLARDASHAEKVLKGGE, encoded by the coding sequence ATGGTCATTTGCCGGGAATTCAAGGAATTAAAACGCCTTTCCGCCCCCGTACACTGGGCCATGGGGATGTTTGACGGGGTGCATCTGGGGCATGCCGGAGTGATTGCCGCAGCGGTGGAAGGCGCTACCCGTGACGGAGGAATTCCCGCTGTTCTGACTTTCCGCACCCATCCGCTGGCCCAGGTGAAGCCGGAAAGCGTGCCTCCCGCCATTATAGCGGAGGATGCGGAAAAGTTTGTTCTGATGGAAGAGCTGGGGGTGAAGGCGGTGCTGTCGCTGGAGTTTTCTTCCAGGCTGGCTTCCATGAGTCCGGAAGAGTTTATCGGGGAACTTTGTTCCTCCTGCCGGGTGGCGCAGATTGCCGTGGGAGAGGATTGGCATTTTGGCCGCGGCCGGGCCGGGAATGTAGAGACCCTGCGCCTGTTGTCCTGCCGCTACGGGTTCCGGGTGACGGCCGTTCCTCCCATTTTGCGGGACGGGGAGCGCATAAGCAGCACCCGGATTCGCGAAGCCGTGCGCGCGGCGGATTTTTTGCAGGCCGCCGGCATGCTTGGCCGTCCCTACCGCTGGAAGGGGCTGGTGATTCACGGGCGCCGGTTGGGGCGTCTGCTGGACTACCCCACGGCCAATATGAGGCCCGGTTGCGGGTTGCAGCCCCCCCATGGCGTTTATGCCGTGCGCGCCCGGGTGGACGGCAAAAAATACGGAGGCGTAGCCAATCTGGGGGTGCGTCCCACCGTAGAAGGGGACGCGGGAGAGCTTTTGCTGGAAACGCATTTATTCGGTTGGCCGGGGGATATTTACGGGCAGGAGATGGAAGTGGAACCGGTCCGTTTCCTGAGGCCGGAAATCAAATTCCCTTCTTTGGAAGAATTGAAAAGCCAGCTTGCCCGTGATGCCTCCCATGCGGAAAAAGTGCTGAAGGGTGGTGAGTAA
- a CDS encoding type II secretion system protein, translating into MKTPFLNRKSKGFTLIELLVVIAIILTLAGIAMTVVNGVMEKSKVTTARSDCNGLQTAVENYMLDNGRVPVAWSGREMAKQARKDGQYYVTTAVDDDSRIMSILTNYMDRADEDRKLNPRKTAYFNTTTTDVEGAPGLFFESRGRVGLMDPWESPYYIILNANPDDRTPRVQVGSRMVTKNVAVYSTGKDKQGSTEDGHINNPELTEDNVTSW; encoded by the coding sequence ATGAAGACACCTTTTTTGAACCGTAAATCCAAGGGATTCACGTTGATTGAATTGCTTGTGGTGATCGCCATTATTCTGACGCTGGCCGGAATCGCCATGACGGTGGTGAACGGCGTGATGGAAAAATCCAAGGTTACGACGGCGCGGAGCGATTGCAACGGCCTGCAGACGGCTGTGGAAAATTACATGCTGGACAACGGTCGAGTTCCCGTGGCCTGGAGCGGCCGGGAAATGGCCAAGCAGGCCCGCAAAGACGGACAGTATTACGTGACAACCGCTGTGGACGATGATAGCCGCATCATGAGCATCCTGACCAATTACATGGACCGGGCAGATGAGGACAGAAAGCTGAACCCCAGAAAAACGGCTTATTTTAATACGACCACTACGGACGTGGAAGGCGCTCCCGGCCTGTTCTTCGAAAGCCGCGGCCGTGTGGGCCTGATGGATCCCTGGGAATCCCCCTATTACATTATTTTGAATGCCAACCCTGACGACCGCACTCCCCGTGTCCAGGTCGGTTCCCGCATGGTGACCAAGAATGTGGCCGTTTACAGCACCGGCAAGGACAAGCAGGGCAGCACGGAGGACGGCCATATCAACAATCCGGAATTGACGGAAGACAATGTGACTTCCTGGTAA
- a CDS encoding glycosyltransferase family 2 protein: MTVPVNISVLVPVYNVEPYLAQCLESICSQTLRELEVVCVDDASTDGSLSILREFAERDPRVKVVQAPENGGLSRSRNLAMNHAVGEYLFLVDSDDWLETDLLEEMYSRAKALDADKLVCGFRYYYEADPDREDRFLPEDMASPEKGWIPSSPETIGKIHHGAGGMMIRRSIVEKHGIRFPEGVACEDLYFHYAVFPWCRRVCVVSRAAYVYRKRAGSITSGFASGSSLQSLDYLTVAELVLKEWKEAGILEEYRTAFLKMLVMGVRNIRKYAPHAVQKEVTRKVADMLCQENLYRPGEDDSSLSRREGKLLKTWMGGKSGLDFSYYWKRIRKAGARLLRR, encoded by the coding sequence ATGACGGTTCCCGTGAACATTTCCGTGCTGGTTCCGGTTTACAATGTGGAGCCGTACCTGGCCCAGTGCCTGGAAAGCATTTGCTCTCAGACGCTTCGTGAACTGGAAGTAGTTTGCGTGGATGACGCTTCCACAGATGGCTCTCTGTCCATTCTGCGGGAATTCGCGGAGCGGGACCCGCGGGTGAAAGTGGTGCAAGCCCCGGAAAACGGCGGTTTATCCCGTTCCCGGAATCTGGCGATGAACCATGCTGTGGGAGAATATCTGTTTTTGGTGGATTCCGACGATTGGCTGGAGACGGATTTGCTGGAGGAGATGTATTCCCGTGCGAAGGCGCTGGATGCCGATAAGCTGGTATGCGGGTTCCGGTATTATTACGAGGCCGACCCCGACAGGGAAGACCGGTTCCTGCCGGAGGATATGGCCTCTCCGGAAAAGGGGTGGATTCCCAGCTCTCCGGAGACCATTGGGAAAATACATCATGGAGCGGGAGGTATGATGATCAGGCGTTCCATTGTGGAAAAGCATGGCATCCGGTTCCCCGAGGGCGTTGCCTGTGAAGACCTGTATTTCCATTACGCCGTTTTTCCGTGGTGCAGGAGAGTTTGCGTCGTCAGCAGGGCGGCTTACGTTTACCGCAAGCGGGCCGGGTCCATTACCAGTGGTTTTGCGTCCGGCAGTTCCCTCCAGTCGCTGGATTACCTGACGGTGGCGGAGCTGGTGCTGAAGGAATGGAAAGAAGCCGGAATTCTGGAGGAATACAGGACGGCATTTTTGAAAATGCTGGTAATGGGCGTGAGGAATATCCGCAAATACGCCCCTCATGCCGTTCAAAAGGAGGTTACCCGGAAGGTGGCCGATATGCTTTGTCAGGAAAATCTGTACCGTCCCGGAGAGGATGATTCCAGTCTGTCCCGCCGGGAAGGAAAGTTGCTGAAAACCTGGATGGGCGGAAAATCCGGCTTGGACTTTTCCTATTACTGGAAGAGAATACGCAAGGCGGGAGCCCGGTTGCTGCGCCGCTGA
- a CDS encoding AEC family transporter: MDTGAVILTTFLSTIPVYLFFATGFYLRHKQVIQADHDAPIMRIAMDVAYPCLVFHSIMKYMVLSGNETLSSVSFSLQAIAAGALELLLGIAAAWLVAKMLRMRIGTGLRTFTLTAGVQNYAFFVIPIIQMLFAAGNDPTLGVLFVHNVGCELVVWSIGVIIIAGGPGNLNMGVFFRGPLLAVIVGLALAWSGLGTYVAQPPLMKTLEMIGNCATPLCLILFGCSMRDLWHNMKWEPKPIICGLLTRLGLAPALLLLMAYFLPVDDYIKRVIIIQAAIPSAVIPVILAKRFGGHPDLGTQILLTTTVASFLTLPCWLTLGSTLVVPLY, encoded by the coding sequence ATGGATACCGGCGCCGTCATCCTCACCACCTTTCTCTCCACCATTCCCGTTTATCTTTTCTTTGCCACGGGTTTCTATCTGCGCCACAAGCAAGTCATCCAGGCAGACCATGACGCGCCCATCATGCGCATCGCGATGGATGTGGCCTATCCCTGCCTCGTCTTCCACAGCATCATGAAGTACATGGTGCTCTCCGGAAATGAGACGCTCAGCAGCGTTTCCTTTTCCCTCCAGGCCATCGCAGCCGGGGCCCTGGAACTTCTGCTGGGCATCGCGGCCGCATGGCTGGTCGCGAAAATGCTGCGCATGCGCATCGGCACGGGCCTTCGTACGTTCACCCTGACGGCGGGAGTGCAGAACTACGCTTTTTTCGTCATTCCCATCATCCAGATGCTGTTTGCCGCCGGCAACGATCCCACGCTGGGCGTCCTTTTCGTCCACAATGTGGGGTGTGAGCTGGTCGTCTGGAGCATCGGCGTCATCATCATCGCGGGCGGCCCGGGCAATCTGAATATGGGCGTTTTCTTCCGCGGCCCCCTGCTGGCCGTTATCGTGGGCCTGGCTCTTGCCTGGTCCGGTTTGGGAACCTATGTAGCCCAACCGCCCCTGATGAAGACTCTTGAAATGATCGGCAACTGCGCCACTCCCCTCTGCCTGATTCTGTTCGGCTGTTCCATGCGGGATTTGTGGCATAACATGAAATGGGAACCCAAACCCATCATTTGCGGCCTGCTGACGCGCCTGGGGCTGGCCCCCGCGCTGCTGCTCCTGATGGCTTATTTCCTGCCGGTGGATGATTATATCAAGCGCGTCATCATCATCCAGGCAGCCATTCCCTCCGCCGTCATTCCGGTCATTCTGGCTAAACGTTTCGGCGGTCATCCGGATCTGGGCACTCAAATCCTGCTGACAACGACGGTGGCTTCCTTCCTCACGCTGCCCTGCTGGCTGACCCTGGGTTCCACCCTGGTCGTACCATTGTATTAA
- a CDS encoding DHH family phosphoesterase produces MADLIRSHGSFAVIAHVHPDGDAIGSTLALGEALKQMGKKVVMMNEDGVPSNLAFMPGVENIIPTPDDPVDVEVAISVDNGALKRLGERSLRALEGVKVWANIDHHRTNELFGDVQCVLPDECATGAVLYYFFKYLGIHVTPVMRDALYVAVSTDTGSFQYQMTTAAVMELAADLIRMGVDVQDINRQLYQEKPWVKMQLMREVLNGMKLTPDGRICTFCLTNEAKARIGSRPEDTEGLIDLLRSVQGVWLAAYLEETEDDPRIRISLRSKTPEISVAELASRFGGGGHAMAAGVRIRGPIDEVRLTILEAMREEVERVLRQKIS; encoded by the coding sequence TTGGCGGATCTGATCCGCAGCCATGGCAGTTTTGCGGTAATTGCGCATGTCCACCCGGACGGCGACGCTATCGGTTCCACGCTGGCTTTGGGGGAGGCCCTGAAGCAGATGGGAAAGAAGGTGGTGATGATGAACGAGGACGGTGTGCCTTCCAATCTGGCCTTTATGCCGGGTGTGGAGAATATCATTCCCACGCCTGATGATCCGGTGGACGTGGAAGTTGCCATTTCCGTGGACAACGGCGCTCTCAAGAGGCTGGGAGAACGTAGCCTGAGGGCTTTGGAGGGAGTGAAGGTGTGGGCGAACATCGACCACCACCGGACGAATGAGTTGTTTGGAGACGTGCAGTGCGTTTTGCCGGACGAATGCGCCACGGGAGCGGTTTTGTATTATTTTTTCAAGTATCTGGGCATTCACGTCACTCCCGTGATGCGAGACGCTCTTTACGTGGCCGTCAGTACGGATACGGGGTCCTTCCAGTACCAGATGACGACGGCGGCCGTCATGGAGCTGGCCGCGGATTTGATCCGGATGGGCGTTGACGTCCAGGACATCAACCGCCAGCTTTACCAGGAGAAGCCGTGGGTGAAAATGCAGTTGATGCGCGAAGTGCTGAACGGAATGAAGCTGACGCCGGACGGCAGGATTTGCACATTCTGCCTGACGAATGAGGCAAAAGCGCGAATCGGAAGCCGTCCGGAAGATACGGAGGGCCTGATAGACCTTTTGCGTTCCGTGCAGGGAGTCTGGCTGGCCGCTTATCTGGAAGAAACGGAGGACGATCCCCGCATCCGTATTTCCCTGCGGTCCAAGACTCCTGAAATATCCGTTGCGGAGCTTGCCTCCCGTTTCGGCGGCGGCGGCCATGCCATGGCCGCCGGAGTGCGCATCCGGGGGCCTATTGACGAAGTGCGCCTTACCATCTTGGAGGCCATGCGGGAAGAAGTGGAACGAGTGCTCCGACAGAAAATTTCATGA
- a CDS encoding aspartate 1-decarboxylase, with protein MLVEQLKSKIHRAMITRGDVQYEGSIEIPADLMAAVDLWPGEKVLVASVTSGNRLETYALQGPAGTGNIIMNGGAAHLIKTGERVVIMSFALSDKPIIPKKIVCNEHNEIIS; from the coding sequence ATGTTGGTTGAGCAGTTAAAATCAAAAATTCATCGCGCCATGATTACCCGTGGCGATGTGCAGTATGAAGGCAGCATTGAAATTCCTGCCGATCTGATGGCCGCCGTGGATTTGTGGCCGGGAGAAAAAGTTCTTGTGGCCTCCGTCACCTCAGGGAACCGTCTGGAAACGTATGCTCTCCAGGGGCCTGCCGGCACGGGGAACATCATCATGAACGGCGGCGCAGCCCATTTAATCAAGACGGGCGAACGGGTGGTCATTATGAGTTTTGCTTTGTCGGACAAGCCCATCATCCCCAAAAAAATCGTCTGCAACGAACATAACGAAATTATTTCCTAG